The genomic stretch acccataaagacttgatagaatacatctccatacatgtaaggctgctgcacaaacagcaaatggccaatccagggaagaataaattgtttctgtgacccaagcaccaataagagtccatgtctgtccaaaagaacaagggatctacaactacccaatagagcccaatgcatcgggacagcatcaattagtaggcagcaaataaccacaagaggacagtatgaccaagggaggtcatgcaaaccatgtggtccacacattgagctttgttaaacctggtatgaccccagagccgcaggttggcctaataacactctgatgcctgaatctgtgtagttctatccagagccttgtaaagatgcatagacactgtggtgagaagtcacagtctcttaaagaactgaaactgagtccaaaagacccacagcacagtgatatttaaacagcagaagacatggacccagagctgcaggctctccagtccagaacaaagagaggcagcaatggccattccacaagtgaggggcccttctgaccagtacttaccgatagaagttaatctccttcttgagctcctgaaatttctcacgatgttcaatgttctttgtgtctaagttgtgcagtaatgacatgacctctttctcctttatcttcaagttttcataaaatggatttagcctgaagtaggggctggccccaggaagatagaacccaatgaacatcgaggtttaggattatatgaactcaggctgtgtcctgtactaccccagtcctggaaggacactttctgaattcaacatatttgaattcttcagcttcagaaacttggaattgtgtgcccaggaccacagaagctaagcacccagataaagggttccctggctcacttttttcaatcaggagggctggatctgcattcaaacctgttatgctgtcaagagcctaggccacagagcttacccaaccacacacaaacacacacacacacacacacacacacacacacacacacacacacacacacaaacacacatccagaatcctctgatttcatttttcctgttttgacaagtggaatgctacaagccgaataactaatattctagaggcagacagtacacataattctggagatgagaccagatattgccacaaacttataatctgctcaaggcatacaaatgtatagacaatgtgaccacacaggcaaagaactgtactgttgaaagtggggcttccaaaataaagtacttacacctccatgaaactattatataggtatatcctgaggtcaaaaaacagacccctaaattccaacggtggagggacacagaaacatataaaagttgtgcatatgcatgcagacctgtgcacatacagacacacaaactgggacacacccacaagaaaagaaaattaaacagactcagagaatgagaaagagagacaaatatggaaagagcacaatgagaatcagtagaaatgtatgcaccattaaTGTCTCAGagtttaaggcacacagacaagaaggaacaggcctgaccctcaggccttctaggtaagcatggagatgaacaatgtgggacctgtcacctaagggtgctgccgtgagatgatagcattcagtcaccttcctagcaagtacaaacactctccacaaactcacagcacctagaaccttgcaaagctaccacctgtcaagggctttccaattgtacactgggaactcatgctccagtgactttaccCCTGAAattttcactcagatcacaagttcagattttcaacaggcagaatcagagagttcattttcaatctcactcctcagtaagggtcaggttctgaatctcctctctatgggagatgaggtttagaacaaggtcctttgtttggagcaatgcatacctcttgttcatggatccacctgtcacataaaggaggcgatctgtcagctcatttctctccttggtagttagctccagttctctattcagcctctcctcttcctcgttggcctgcaccttgtttaggatattttcaggggatgatgtctgtctgcaggcctctataggtagaagaacacaagtgaacccgcatggggtgaatgcgtagagcatacacagactacagtgaggtccaaacaggagaacatgcttggaagccagtgtcactgcaaggagtttggtctatgtgtaagaggcatcctaagtggatcacagttcccccactactatatagagaccaagagatgtaagcagccaggtgttccctatgcccgcccacacaggcttacaagtaccagagagatgccttctccaggattattatcaggtatgcaggctacaacctggtttcaggaccctcacccctctggtttcagaagtcagatcatcaattcagcatccacaatgacttgattgatcagggatactcagatatcctacactgttactctagtccaataactttgcattaaaaagtcatgtagtgGGAGggcatggtcaacagacttattaattccccctactgaaatgacaaatgccccagaagtgccaataggttacaggctctttctctacctgctccatatagtttggctactgtagaaaaatatctgccacacagaacctctaatatatgaagttaagattggccccgtcagccagaggtagtcagaggagttctaagaatataaggtcatggccaggagcacagttctctccctcttactactgtcagatagtcactgaatttaaagaagcaatgaaagtgaagtacattgatgccctgtttaattcagaaaagttataccctccatgactcctggtgGTGTTataatatcaatttaacataccgaatgcactgtaaaagtaaagactagaagttcacccaataatagcagaggcagtgccatatcctccatgtgattatggagaaactaatgatgtgaaaaccttcactttcaggaattgtgataatcatggaattcaatatctgtggagatgttccagtggttgtggcccattactaaaaCGGCCAGCGgaagacccacacacacacccctgacaggaagctcaacatacactgcccagaacttactccacattccccatgtcctgtgtccatcattacctttaggtttcgtttgcttcactctagactcttctctaacaacatcaactctcccaaagcacctacaaagacgggaaaacatgtctgtggatatatcctttggacactaagagaaaaagtagtgaattggttgtcacaacgatactggtgacatcacagggattccaaggtctctctaggagacaatagaatgtccacgaagggacggctgatgtcacggagaacagactttgcctccctgctaatgttctccctgtactgagcaaaagctgatggacccttttcaggggacttccctgtggcatagccactgagcaccacatgcttccaaagccaaatttgactctaggcttgattggaaaaacctaagtcattgctatgtatctaaatgagtgcttcctccccaatccctgcacagaaatgtttcatcctacctcaaattctcctcagtcagcaatattacccattaaagattactgagaaatcacaccagttcctataagtagccaaagaggtctcctgtctcatcatgtgcaggtgcatgaaatcacacccagaaataacCTGTAGGATAGGtggcaatgtgggtgtgtgttataggtacaacctgaagctttgtgcttaacatttgacagttgccaccagattctttaggagaaagaattgcattcattatggtcctggcaacaatgtggtgatgtgttaggagaggaaactgaaatattggatccaccagtgaatgcaccctcaggctgagtgtggggctctcctctttgcacttaagttaccaaagcaggattgcttacaggcctctctaagctataacgtgtgatttcatctgaaaaataaaatagtcagcagatgtggggggggtgcagccaaaggagtaggagaagcctagagacataactcagtggacagagtaagaaacaagcatcttcactcctgtttcatggatcaccccacaaaacacaaaagcatgtatcgtactaaaaaaaaaagccagttattttattgaatgcatacactaat from Rattus norvegicus strain BN/NHsdMcwi chromosome 19, GRCr8, whole genome shotgun sequence encodes the following:
- the LOC134483392 gene encoding disks large homolog 5-like, with protein sequence MFIGFYLPGASPYFRLNPFYENLKIKEKEVMSLLHNLDTKNIEHREKFQELKKEINFYRNLHSRLLMDQACMKKKLVTLKQESKELQRYLFELNPKDEDEQEKASNLQTQ